A region from the Acyrthosiphon pisum isolate AL4f chromosome A1, pea_aphid_22Mar2018_4r6ur, whole genome shotgun sequence genome encodes:
- the LOC103308598 gene encoding cysteine--tRNA ligase, cytoplasmic encodes MIMRNIGVLGSLLANRSFYTNKSNVLVYNCKTKTKEPLKCNKLLTWYVCGPTVYDSMHIGHASCYVKFDIIRRILENYFQLSVFQVMNITNVDDKIISKARALNIDPLQLARNYEVEFIEDINLLNIKQPDIIARVTDFIPQVLNFIQNLFDKDLVYSADDGSLFFDTTKYKRYGKMVKVPEVVPHMFKKSNLDFALWKATKPGEPSWDSSWGPGRPGWHIECSAIASHYFGSSVDIHSGGIDLVFPHHENEEAQCCAYHNVDDWVKHWIHTGHLHVGDNIKMSKSLMNTISVKELLNSYTANQFRTLCLLSNFKNDLEFNDSTMDVACGVLKKLDSFIANCYAHLNTYNSKHIPDITILKKISDIENDILINLADN; translated from the exons ATGATCATGCGTAATATCGGTGTTCTCGGTAGTTTGCTGGCCAATCGTTCGTTTTATACGAACAAATCAAATGTGTTGGTGTACAATTGTAAAACCAAGACTAAAGAACCATTGAAATGTAACAAGCTTCTGACATGGTACGTGTGTGGTCCCACAGTATATGACTCAATGCATATTGGGCACGCAag CTGTTATGTTAAGTTTGACATTATCAGAAGAATTTTGGAGAACTATTTTCAACTGTCTGTATTTCAAGTAATGAACATCACCAATGTGgacgataaaattatttcaaaagcaCGTGCCTTAAACATAGACCCACTTCAATTAGCAAG gAACTACGAAGTAGAATTTATTGAagatataaatttgttaaacattaaacaaccaGATATTATAGCAAGAGTGACTGATTTTATTCCTCAAGtcttaaattttattcaaaacctATTTGATAAAGATCTAGTCTATTCTGCAGACGATG GTTCATTGTTCTTTGATACAACTAAGTATAAAAGATATGGAAAAATGGTTAAGGTGCCTGAAGTTGTACCCCATATgttcaaaaaaagtaacttagaTTTTGCACTGTGGAAAGCAACAAAACCAGGTGAACCTTCATGGGATTCGTCTTGGGGACCTGGAAGACCGGGATGGCACATTGAATGTTCTGCTATtgctag tcattATTTTGGATCCAGTGTTGACATACATTCTGGAGGAATAGATTTGGTATTTCCACATCATGAAAATGAAGAAGCTCAATGCTGTGCATATCATAATGTTGATGATTGGGTTAAACATTGGATACATACAG gGCATTTACATGTAggagataatattaaaatgtcaaaatcgTTAATGAACACCATCAGTGTTAAAGAACTACTCAATTCATATACTGCTAATCAATTTCGAACACTatgtttattatcaaatttcaaaaatg atttggaATTTAATGATAGTACAATGGATGTAGCCTGTGgagtgttaaaaaaattggattCTTTCATCGCTAATTGTTATGCtcatttaaatacttacaacaGTAAGCATATTCCTGATATCACAATACTAAAA aaaataagTGACattgaaaatgatatattaatcaatttagcagataat
- the LOC100570259 gene encoding transmembrane protein 39A — protein sequence MEFFNFLADCLKKMKSDDTLPRVTSPRMYNDGNITFEGLMVVFASFSTYLQYLNIYRSVWWLPNSNYTLWKIHLIDYQVVTFILAMHCRRFIYCLITWVFHMLCPQNYWKFIRLFIRIFVSVMLFLFLALLAFDLYLKYDYLIIIYLFMPIIGYLCYYGFKACPFFDMMCISEKEIIINGKSLIQYTNMHICTSNPKIIRSEVENMRDDFNNRLTQILFSSFFSAYYACFLPLVFVQTYVVYEEHWVLMHFPFVMMTMGMMLCIHYYPVKYFDHLHKAAMHLGRWKRVKLDRPHLPIHLWSEEVVWQQGSLVRHNQCLYKAEGVSNVAEPGKNADKVFYRIFSNPSETIFFTLASMQVSFMIVLIIALVISFQWHHIFYLSFVMLLNYVTLCKTLFNYRMTAKIYKLLKEKTQ from the exons ATggagttttttaattttttggcagactgtttaaaaaaa ATGAAATCTGATGACACACTACCACGAGTCACATCCCCACGTATGTATAATGATGGCAATATAACATTTGAAGGGTTGATGGTGGTTTTTGCTTCGTTTTCCACTTATTtgcaatatttaaacatttatagatCAGTATGGTGGTTACCCAATTCAAATTATACTTTATGG aaaatacatttaattgattATCAAGTGGTTACATTTATACTAGCTATGCATTGTCGAAGATTTATATATTGCTTAATAACATGGGTTTTCCACATGTTATGTCCTCAAAATTATTGGAAATTTATAAGACTGTTCATTAG aatatttgtTTCAGTCATGCTGTTTCTTTTTTTAGCCCTATTGGCATTTGATCTCTATTTAAagtatgattatttaataataatttacttatttatgcc GATAATTGGTTATTTATGCTATTATGGTTTCAAAGCATGCCCATTTTTCGATATGATGTGTATTAgtgaaaaagaaataattatcaatGGTAAATCATTaa ttcaatatacaaatatgcaCATATGTACATCGAACCCAAAAATAATTCGATCAGAAGTGGAAAATATGAgagatgattttaataataggcTAACCCAAATACtgttttcttcttttttctCAGCATATTATGCATGCTTTTTACCACTAGTATTTGTACAA acttatGTGGTTTATGAAGAGCATTGGGTGTTAATGCATTTTCCTTTTGTAATGATGACTATGGGCATGATGCTATGCATTCATTATTATCCTGTTAA gtATTTTGATCACTTACATAAAGCAGCTATGCACTTGGGTCGTTGGAAGAGAGTAAAATTAGATCGCCCTCACTTACCGATACATTT ATGGTCAGAAGAAGTGGTATGGCAACAAGGATCATTAGTTCGACATAATCAATGTTTGTATAAGGCTGAAGGAGTATCAAATGTAGCTGAACCAGGAAAAAATGCTGATAAAGTTTTTTAT aGAATTTTCAGTAATCCttcagaaacaatattttttacattggcTTCTATGCAAGTATCATTTATGATAGTATTGATTATAGCACTGGTCATCAGTTTTCAATGGCATCATATATTTTACCTTTCATTTGTAAtgctattaaattatgttacacTGTGTAAGACTTTATTTAATTACCGTATGACTGCCAAGATATACAAATTGTTAAAGGAAAAAACTCAATAG
- the LOC100165395 gene encoding ATP-dependent RNA helicase SUV3 homolog, mitochondrial isoform X1, with translation MNIFTTLCANKYRHYSTLIKYHRYGRPKFTSVVMQKRFKKDDNLSTLFVPVPVKPNPDDINVGIELTGRLNKGDLLKVLNRFYQKPEIKQLALENGLDNYLQHQAYISFRRYCLEANTLPVDLHVVISDILQGAGHVDDILPYFLRHAKQMFPHLECMDDLKKISDLRSPANWYPEARAINRKIIFHAGPTNSGKTYHALEKYLSSNSGVYCGPLKLLATEVYRKSNERGTPCDLVTGEERKFADEKNEASKHVSCTVEMANVNTPYDIAVIDEIQMMKDPSRGWAWTRALLGLVANEIHICGEEGAVDLVKGLMITTGEDVQVCRYKRLTELTVENSAVCTLDNIVPGDCIVCFSKNDVYTVSRGIESRGIEVAVIYGGLPPNTKLAQAQKFNDPKNSCSVLVATDAIGMGLNLSIRRVIFYSLIKPTLNEKGEKEMDTISVSQALQIAGRAGRYGTQYEKGCVTTFKPQDLPTLRNILSEKPEPILKAGLHPTADQIELYAYHLPNSTLSNLVDIFISLSTVDDSLYFMCNIEDFKFLADMIQHVPLPLRARYVFCCAPINRKMPFVCTMFLKYARQYSKNESITFDWLCKHIGWPFTIPKTIIDLVHLEAVFDVLDLYLWFSYRFSDLFLEANLVRDMQSELDDIIEQGVVQITRLLKNSESSSPSSDSIEEDFNVARHKHNYLRGSDQRNFNKNHIGKGRLTERLLAQGLLTPNMLDELQKEWDKSKNKHEDHIESDVDNDDDPPPQPNHPNNKRSRRRRRKY, from the exons atgaatatttttactacTTTATGTGCAAATAAGTACCGACATTATAGTAcactaataaaatatcacaG ATATGGCAGACCAAAATTTACTTCTGTAGTTATGCagaaaagatttaaaaaagatGATAATTTGTCTACTCTATTTGTCCCAGTACCTGTAAAGCCAAATCCAGATGATATAAATGTTGGTATTGAACTTACTGGTAGACTGAATAAAGGCGATCTTTTAAAAGTACTAAACAGATTTTACCAGAAGCCTGAAATCAAACAGTTGGCTTTAGAAAATGGATTAGATA attaTTTGCAGCACCAAGCATACATAAGTTTTAGAAGATATTGTCTCGAAGCCAATACATTGCCTGTTGATCTTCATGTAGTTATTAGTGATATTTTACAAGGGGCTGGACATGTAGATGATATACTTCCATATTTCTTGAGACATGCAAAACAAATGTTTCCACATCTTGAGTGTATGGatgatttaaagaaaataagcgATCTTCGATCACCTGCCAATTG GTATCCAGAGGCAAGAGCTATTAACCGCAAAATTATATTCCATGCTGGTCCAACAAATAGTGGAAAAACATATCATGCTTTAGAAAAATACTTGTCATCCAATTCAGGAGTGTACTGTGGACCTTTAAAACTTTTAGCGACTGAGGTGTATCGCAAATCAAACGAAAGA GGTACACCTTGCGATTTGGTTACTGGAGAAGAAAGAAAATTTGCCGATGAAAAAAATGAAGCTTCAAAACATGTGTCTTGCACTGTTGAAATGGCAAATGTAAACACACCAT ATGATATTGCAGTAATTGATGAAATTCAAATGATGAAGGATCCTAGTCGTGGTTGGGCTTGGACAAGAGCTTTGCTTGGTTTAGTGGCCAATGAAATTCATATTTGTGGTGAAGAAGGTGCAGTTGATTTGGTTAAAGGTTTAATGATAACCACTGGTGAAGATGTTCag GTTTGTAGGTATAAACGCCTTACTGAATTAACTGTCGAAAATTCAGCAGTTTGTACTTTGGACAATATTGTACCAGGTGATTGTATTGTTTGCTTCAGTAAAAATGATGTGTAcacg gtaaGTCGAGGGATAGAATCTAGAGGTATTGAAGTAGCAGTTATATATGGTGGTCTGCCGCCTAATACAAAATTGGCTCAAGCACAAAAGTTTAATGACCCTAAAAATTCTTGTAGTGTTCTAGTTGCTACTGATGCTATTGGAATGGGATTAAACTT gagtATTAGaagagttatattttattcattaataaaaccAACTTTAAATGAAAAGGGAGAAAAGGAAATGGATACTATTTCAGTGTCACAAGCACTTCAAATCGCCGGACGAGCGGGACGTTATGGAACACAATATGAAAAA gGTTGTGTAACAACATTTAAGCCTCAAGACTTACCTACCTTAAGGaatatattatcagaaaaacCAGAACCAATACTTAAAGCAGGACTCCATCCAACTGCTGATCAAATAGAATTATATGCATACCATTTGCCAAATTCTACATTATCTAATCTTGTG gatatatttatttcattatcaaCAGTCGACGACTCATTGTATTTCATGTGCAATATagaagattttaaatttcttgcTGATATGATACAGCATGTACCATTACCACTAAGAGCAAGATACGTTTTTTGTTGTGCCCCCATTAACAGAAAAATGCCATTTGTTTGCACCATGTTTCTTAAG tatgCAAGACAATATAGTAAAAATGAATCTATTACATTTGATTGGTTATGCAAACATATTGGATGGCCTTTCACTATTCCAAAAACGATTATTGACTTGGTACATTTAGAAGCAGTGTTTGATGTTCTGGATTTATACTTATGGTTTag CTATAGGTTTTCTGATCTATTTCTTGAAGCAAATTTAGTGAGAGACATGCAATCAGAATTAGATGATATTATTGAACAAGGTGTGGTTCAAATTACTAGGTTGTTAAAAAATTCTGAATCATCTAGTCCAAGTAGTGATTCAATTGAGGAAGATTTCAATGTTGCAAGACATAAACATAACTATTTAAGAG GTTCAGACCAaagaaatttcaataaaaatcatataggaAAGGGAAGGCTAACAGAAAGACTTTTAGCTCAAGGATTATTGACACCTAACATGCTAGATGAGTTACAAAAAGAATGGGATAAA agtaaaaataaacatgaagATCATATTGAAAGTGATGTTGATAATGATGATGACCCACCCCCTCAACCTAATCACCCAAATAATAAAAGATCCAGGAGAAGGAGaagaaaatattag
- the LOC100165395 gene encoding ATP-dependent RNA helicase SUV3 homolog, mitochondrial isoform X2, which yields MFPHLECMDDLKKISDLRSPANWYPEARAINRKIIFHAGPTNSGKTYHALEKYLSSNSGVYCGPLKLLATEVYRKSNERGTPCDLVTGEERKFADEKNEASKHVSCTVEMANVNTPYDIAVIDEIQMMKDPSRGWAWTRALLGLVANEIHICGEEGAVDLVKGLMITTGEDVQVCRYKRLTELTVENSAVCTLDNIVPGDCIVCFSKNDVYTVSRGIESRGIEVAVIYGGLPPNTKLAQAQKFNDPKNSCSVLVATDAIGMGLNLSIRRVIFYSLIKPTLNEKGEKEMDTISVSQALQIAGRAGRYGTQYEKGCVTTFKPQDLPTLRNILSEKPEPILKAGLHPTADQIELYAYHLPNSTLSNLVDIFISLSTVDDSLYFMCNIEDFKFLADMIQHVPLPLRARYVFCCAPINRKMPFVCTMFLKYARQYSKNESITFDWLCKHIGWPFTIPKTIIDLVHLEAVFDVLDLYLWFSYRFSDLFLEANLVRDMQSELDDIIEQGVVQITRLLKNSESSSPSSDSIEEDFNVARHKHNYLRGSDQRNFNKNHIGKGRLTERLLAQGLLTPNMLDELQKEWDKSKNKHEDHIESDVDNDDDPPPQPNHPNNKRSRRRRRKY from the exons ATGTTTCCACATCTTGAGTGTATGGatgatttaaagaaaataagcgATCTTCGATCACCTGCCAATTG GTATCCAGAGGCAAGAGCTATTAACCGCAAAATTATATTCCATGCTGGTCCAACAAATAGTGGAAAAACATATCATGCTTTAGAAAAATACTTGTCATCCAATTCAGGAGTGTACTGTGGACCTTTAAAACTTTTAGCGACTGAGGTGTATCGCAAATCAAACGAAAGA GGTACACCTTGCGATTTGGTTACTGGAGAAGAAAGAAAATTTGCCGATGAAAAAAATGAAGCTTCAAAACATGTGTCTTGCACTGTTGAAATGGCAAATGTAAACACACCAT ATGATATTGCAGTAATTGATGAAATTCAAATGATGAAGGATCCTAGTCGTGGTTGGGCTTGGACAAGAGCTTTGCTTGGTTTAGTGGCCAATGAAATTCATATTTGTGGTGAAGAAGGTGCAGTTGATTTGGTTAAAGGTTTAATGATAACCACTGGTGAAGATGTTCag GTTTGTAGGTATAAACGCCTTACTGAATTAACTGTCGAAAATTCAGCAGTTTGTACTTTGGACAATATTGTACCAGGTGATTGTATTGTTTGCTTCAGTAAAAATGATGTGTAcacg gtaaGTCGAGGGATAGAATCTAGAGGTATTGAAGTAGCAGTTATATATGGTGGTCTGCCGCCTAATACAAAATTGGCTCAAGCACAAAAGTTTAATGACCCTAAAAATTCTTGTAGTGTTCTAGTTGCTACTGATGCTATTGGAATGGGATTAAACTT gagtATTAGaagagttatattttattcattaataaaaccAACTTTAAATGAAAAGGGAGAAAAGGAAATGGATACTATTTCAGTGTCACAAGCACTTCAAATCGCCGGACGAGCGGGACGTTATGGAACACAATATGAAAAA gGTTGTGTAACAACATTTAAGCCTCAAGACTTACCTACCTTAAGGaatatattatcagaaaaacCAGAACCAATACTTAAAGCAGGACTCCATCCAACTGCTGATCAAATAGAATTATATGCATACCATTTGCCAAATTCTACATTATCTAATCTTGTG gatatatttatttcattatcaaCAGTCGACGACTCATTGTATTTCATGTGCAATATagaagattttaaatttcttgcTGATATGATACAGCATGTACCATTACCACTAAGAGCAAGATACGTTTTTTGTTGTGCCCCCATTAACAGAAAAATGCCATTTGTTTGCACCATGTTTCTTAAG tatgCAAGACAATATAGTAAAAATGAATCTATTACATTTGATTGGTTATGCAAACATATTGGATGGCCTTTCACTATTCCAAAAACGATTATTGACTTGGTACATTTAGAAGCAGTGTTTGATGTTCTGGATTTATACTTATGGTTTag CTATAGGTTTTCTGATCTATTTCTTGAAGCAAATTTAGTGAGAGACATGCAATCAGAATTAGATGATATTATTGAACAAGGTGTGGTTCAAATTACTAGGTTGTTAAAAAATTCTGAATCATCTAGTCCAAGTAGTGATTCAATTGAGGAAGATTTCAATGTTGCAAGACATAAACATAACTATTTAAGAG GTTCAGACCAaagaaatttcaataaaaatcatataggaAAGGGAAGGCTAACAGAAAGACTTTTAGCTCAAGGATTATTGACACCTAACATGCTAGATGAGTTACAAAAAGAATGGGATAAA agtaaaaataaacatgaagATCATATTGAAAGTGATGTTGATAATGATGATGACCCACCCCCTCAACCTAATCACCCAAATAATAAAAGATCCAGGAGAAGGAGaagaaaatattag